GCACCTGAGTCTTATGCTGCTGGGTGAAGAACAGAGAGACACAGGGCTTCACGGCTGCCACTACCGCAGGCAAATCAGACCCTTCACCAGCCTGGGTTGCAGGTCAAGGGCGGGATGGCTGATGGCTTGGATGGTGTGATGTGGGTACGGGGGCCTCTTGCTAGGTCTCTGCTGAACTTCCACTGACCTTtggagaatgagagagaaggCTGTCTTAGCTCTTTTGTCTATTCCTGTTGGAGGGTCCAGCTTGCCATCTTCTCATGGGATATGTAGGAACTCAACATTTTGTCATCCCTCAAGTCCTAAGATTCGTAGCCCGTCCACTTTTTTCCAGCTTTCAGAGGCTATTTATTGTTGTCCATTGAATACTTTTAGGGGGTTTAGTTATATTTAGTGAGGAAGACTAAGGAAAAATAGTCTGCTTCATCTTGTATTGGAAACAGAAGCCCGGTGCCCTTATTTTAACCATCAAAGGGatctatttccatttatttcttctcaagAGCTCCAGAATTcaacatgtatttaaaaattttaggccCATAGATCTTGCTGCTGGAGAAGTCATAAGAAATcatacaaagataaaaaaaaaaatctaattaagaCTTCTGAATTGAGGCCTGTATGAGTCTGCATGAGCGCCATAACAGAGTGatgcagactgggtggcttacacaacagaaatttattttttctgggagtcccattgtggctcagggaaatgaatctgtctagcatccatgaggatgcaggttccatccctggccagctcagtgggttaaggaaccagcactgccgtgagctgtggtgtagggcaagAGCGGTATCGGATCtggcttgtggctgtggccataggctggtggctacagctccaattgacccctgtCTGGGAAACCTCCATACCCTGGGTGCagtctaaaaaatacaaaaaaaaaaaagagagagagatgaggaaagagaagagaggagagaggagaaagagagaaagatagatagaagaagaagatgagagaagaaagagagaaaggaagagaacaaCGCAGAAGAAAgacacagaagaataaaaagaagaagaataggtAAGCGAATCTGCTGAGAGAGTCACGCAGACATGAAAGAGATGCGACAGtaatgaaagaaagaagtgacaaagaaaggagaaaacaaagacaaggaaggaaggctAAGGACCTACGGACCATGGAAAGCGAAGGAATGCGAAGGAAGCAAcacagaacaagaaagaaaagaaaccaagaaagaaaggacCTACCTTTCAAACATCCAAAATCTTGCATAAGATAAGAAAGACAAcaagaaactgaaagagaaaggagaatagTATCAAGAAAGTAAGACAGAATCATTACATCGTAAGCTCTAACTCTTCAAAACAGAGTGAACTCCCCCGAAACCCAGAATTAAAGAACCAAAAGCGGGTCCCCTCGATTCAAAAAACGCGGGAATTTCACCTagaaaacaaatggaataaaCCCCGACGAGGAAAGAAGCGCAAACGTAAGCCTAACATCGAGCAGGAAAGAGGCGATaatgacaaaaaccaaaagaTTAGCTTACGGTGTAAGAAAGGGAAAAGCTtaatagaagaaaggaagaagataagagagaatggaaagaaagaaagaaagaaagaaagaaagaaagaaagaaagaaagaaagaaagaaagaaagaaagaaagaaagagaaagggaaagaaaaagaaagaaaagaaaaaagggagagagggagtaagggaggaagaaagaaattttctcccagttctgagGCTGAAAATCCAAAATTAAGGACTTAGCAGGTTTGATTTCTCCTGAAGCCTTTCTCCTTGACTTGGCTGCCTTCCCCCTGTGTCCTCATACAGTCTTTCCCCAGGCGTGCATCTCTCTCTTCTGGCAAGGACACTGGTCTTATTGGATTCGGGCTCCACCGTACGACATCATTTAACCTTCATTACCTCTTTTCAGGTCCTGTCTCCCAATACAGTCACATTAGAGGGTTAGAGCCTCAAGATGCGAATTAGAGGGAAACACAATTCCATCCATACTAAGACCTCTTgaactccaagaaaaagaaacccactcAGCCTAGTTCAGGTGTTCAGTATTGGTTTGCTCTATCCATGTATCAGACAAAGCTGGTGAGGGTTTTTCCTGGAACTTCCGGGCAGGGAAGATAGTTGGGCCTCAGCCAGGGTTAGAGCCAGAGACTGAAAACCGTCTGGAATTAGGGCAGGTACTCTCACGCTGACTCTCCCTCCCGCTCTGCTCTGCTGTTCACGTCTCCACGCTCCCTCTCCGCAGATGGgttttctgtgcttttctgcACATGGTAGAAAATGACAACCCATATCACCCCATCTGTCCCCTCAGATCAAGCGCCATCAGAAACAGTCTAAAATAGCTGCATCTGAAATCGAAGTTCCTGAGAGAGAGACTCTGACTAACCAGCTTACTCTGATGCCACAGCTGGGCCAGTCCACTGTGGCCAGAGGCAGGGGTCTGTCTCCCACCGCCTCTCACAGCCTGAGGGGCAGACTGCCTGCTCCAAGGATGATATCCCCAGAGTCTAGGCTGCTGATGAAATGGGCAGCAACCTAAGAATTCAACCGTAAGAGAGGAACCCATGCGTGCGAGAGAGTGTTATACACGATTAATTATCTAATAACTGTGAGCTAGGTAGAAGCGTGAGAAAtgttttaagtgaaaaagcagaATGCATGTCACTTATGTGTTCTCTAGGATTACAGCTCTGTtctgtagttcccatcatggctcaggagtaaacaaacctgactagtatccatgaggacgagggttcgatccctggccttgctcagtgggttaaggatccggcgttgccgtgagctgtggtgtgggttgcagatgcggctcagatcccatgttgtggctgtggtgaatgctggcagctacagctccaattcgactgcaagactgggaacttcctagcctgctttgggtgtggcccaaaaaagactcccccccccccaaaaagactaTGTTCAGATAGCCTATAGACaaagattagaaataataaacaatgaATACAATTATTGTATTATGTAGTggcatgattttttatttttttcaaaatgttctcaATCTATGCTAGTTCATTGGctttgaggaaaacaaaaagagaaactaaTCTCTCCATGGTGCAGTATTTCTTTCAGAACTAGAGATTGAATGAATTCCCTTTGGTCATCCTGTGAATCATTTCTGTGGCCCTTCATTCCTCTTGCCCTGGCCTATGGGAAAAAGTTTAAGAGTATGACTTTGTTAGGTTAAAGCGACTTACAAGGTATCACTTTTAGCTTCAAGGTCATAAACTTGGAGCACACAAGGTGTCACCTTAGCTTAGGTTATAAACTTGAAGCAAAGATGGCAAAGAGAATACTATGTCTCAAGTGCCAATTTCAAGAGATTGATTAGTAGAGCCTAGGTTGAGACAAATCATGCAAATTCAGCAGAAAGTATGCATGATCAAGGTTCCCAGGTGGCATAgggactaaggatccagcgttatcactgttgtgactcaggtcactgctgtggtacaagctcagtccctggcccaggaactttcacatgctacaggcgtggccaaaaaatggaTCAATCGATCACATCGATCAATTAGTAATGTCTGCCAGGGTCATAGGAACAAGAATTGAACACATGTGCTATCCATTTGCCGTCCTTGATTTCTGACTGCTCTTGGCTCCTACCTCACTCTGCAGAGGTTTGAGTCTCCTCACCCTCACCCTTTTCTCATAACTTGTTTTCCCTTCCAGATCATCACCTTTCGGGACTACCTACCCATTGTGCTGGGTGATGAGATGGAGAAGTGGATCCCTCCATACCAAGGCTATAACCAATCTGTGGATCCCCGAATTTCCAATGTCTTCACCTTCGCCTTCCGCTTTGGCCACTTGGAGGTCCCCGCCACCATGTCCCGCCTGGATGAGAATTACCAGCCATGGGGTCCGGAAGCAGAGCTCCCCCTGCACACCCTCTTCTTCAACACCTGGAGGATAGTTAAAGATGGTATGTCCTTTCCAGAAGCACTGTCACCTAGCTCTCTCACTCTGCAACCTGCTTCTAGGAAGACCTGGCTTGGGAGTCAGACTCCAGGCACTTCCTGTGTGGTCCTGGGCAAGTGAATTCGCTTCACGGAGCCTCCATCTCTTCATGTGTATCATGGAGACAATAACAATACCTGTCTCACTAGGatgtacaaaaaaaattaaaatatatgtacagaGCTTAGTCTGCAATGGTTCTTGAGGCATAGGAGGTGGTTACTAAATagtggttatttttctttctctcctcctctggctTTAAGGTACCaagttttcctgtttcctttccctGCCTCAGGCTTCTCTGATCCTTGCAGAGAGAATTCCTGGGTCTGGTAAATAAATGGCTCTCTTCTGCTCTCCTCTGCAGCTTTCCCATCTCCATTAAGTGCCAAAGGTGGGACCCAGCTCTCCTTTATCTTGGGCTGGGCTGTTTTGAAACTGACTTTACTTAAGGTCTGACAAGTTGGGGCATTTTTCTAAAGATTTCTGCCATCTCTTCCCATGCTGCACCGTTCCTCGGGGAAACATGCGGAGGAGAAGAAGCCAACTCTCTGAGCTAGAGCTtaggaaaaaaaccctgaagctTATGTTCATGGCGTCGCCCCTGGGGTGCCTCGCTTCCACCCCTCAGGCAGGCGGTCTGGACTGGTCCCCAGACCCCAGCACCCCCTGCAGGCTGCACTGTGCTGTTCTCTTCCTGCTTGCAGCCCGAGAGGTTCAGCCAGCCCTTCTTGCATCTGAGAAAGAATGTCTGGTGGAGGGAGCAGCCAGCAGTGGAAGTTGTCCCCAGCATGGCCTCTGGTCTCCCTTGCAGGTGGAATTGACCCTCTGGTGCGGGGCCTGCTGGCCAAGAAGTCCAAGCTTATGAATCAGGATAAAATGATGACGGGCGAGCTACGCAACAAGCTTTTCCAGCCCACTCACAAGATCCATGGCTTTGACCTGGCTGCCATCAACATACAGCGTGGCCGGGACCATGGGATGCCTGGTGAGTGGGCCTGGGGtcagccaggcctggggtccTTTCAGCTACTTCCAGGAATTCCTAGGGACTCTTTTTCCACAGCCCTGAGGAGCTGATCAATTctaaaacagaaagcaaaggaattttttttttttttttttggtctctaccCATGATATggagaaattcccgggccaggaatcgaacccgtgccacagcagtgacagtgccagaccgtcaaaccactaggccaccaggaaactcccaagatgtggtttgttttgttttgttttttgtctttttagggctacacccaccacatatggaaattcccaggctaggagtcgaatcagagctgcagctgccggtctatgcctcagccacagcaacgtgggatccgagccacgtctgcaacctacaccacagctcatggcaatgctggatccttaagccactgagtgaggccagggatcgaacctgtgtcctcatggatactagtcgggttcatttaccgctgagccacgatggaaaatcCCAAgatgtctatttttatttatatacatatttttggtcttttttgtcttttagggctgcacctgtggcatatggaggttcccaggctaggggtcaatttggagctatagctgctggcctacaccacagccacagcaacacaggatccgagccatgtctgcaatctacaccacagcccatggcaacaccaggtccttaagccactgagcaaggccagggatggaacctgcatcctcatggatgctagtcgggtttgttcaccactgagcagAGACGGAAAGTTCCCAagatgtctatttttaaaattgccttttctcatctgtgaaaaacAGAATCTTCCAATTTCCCTGATGCAGAGACCCGAGAACATATGTGGCACTCTCTTGGAGCTCCTGAAATGAATGAGATCAGCACGTGCCTTGTAAAACTAGTTTTAAAGCCCAGAAAGTATTCAGAGGGGCCTAAAAGCAGGAAAGCAGTGCCTACCGGACCTTCCTGAATGTAGTGCTTAAGAGCCAGACtgcctgtgttcaaatcccagctaTGCCATTTCTGGCTATGCAACCTTAGGCACATTCCTTAACGTCTCTGTTCTTCCGATTACGTATTTATGCAGGGCTGAGACCAGTGCCTGACCCCATAGTGAGCACCATGTAACCCACGGGCCCCTCAAGGCTTCAGTGCCACAGAGCAAAAGGATGGCTGACCGCCTTCCTCATCCCAAAGGCTGTGAATGCAGAGTTTCTGGGGCTGATGGAGCTGCAGTGGGCAAGTCTCCAGCGGGGACCGTCTGGCCCTGGATCAGACAGCTGCAGCCTCTCTGTCCTAGGATACAACTCCTGGAGAGGCTTCTGTGACCTCTCACAGCCCCAGACGGTGGAGGAGCTACGTGCTGTGCTAAAGAACGAGAAGCTGGCTAAGAAGTTACTGGATCTCTACGGGACCCCTGACAACATCGACATCTGGATAGGGGGCACTGCCGAGCCCCTGGTGGaaaggggcagggtggggcctCTCCTGGCCTGTCTCCTGGGGAGGCAGTTCCAGCAGATCCGCGATGGGGACAGGCAAGTGAGACCTcagcggggagggggctggcaggGAGGCGGGGGAGACCCTTCTTGGCAGTGGGCGTTCTGATGTCCTGCCTGAGGACTCACTCCAGACCTTAGCCTGTTCCTAGTGAATCTCCTTCCAATGCATTGGGCAGAGTGGGGAGGGAGCCAGAGCTGGGCTGTGCAGAGACCCTGCTTCTGTCGCTGCAGGTTCTGGTGGGAGAACCCCGGCGTCTTCACGGAGAAGCAGCGGAACGCTCTGCAGAAAATGTCCTTCTCACGCCTCGTCTGTGACAACACCCACATCACCAAGGTCCCGCTGCACCCCTTCCAGGCCAACAGCTACCCCCACGGCTTTGTGGAATGCTCAGCCATTGATAAGCTGGACCTCTCGCCCTGGGCCTCAGTGGAGGATTAGGGGCTGGACACCATgccacctccccccacacacccccggTGTGTGCAGGAAACCTCCCTTTGGTCCGTGATGCCATTTCAAGCAAGTTCAGTGACCCGGCCCCTGAGAGCTCCATACCCAGTCCCAGGCCTTCTTTCCCAGTTCTCTCTACACCCCCCAAGATGCATATCTCACTCAAGCCCCCCACCAGCCACCTTGACCTCTCAGCTCTTCCAGCCAAATCCCACTGCTCCCACCCCCATCTTCTCTGCCTGCGGAAGTCCTCTGTTCTGTCAAGACTCAGACCCTCTGAGAGGCCTTCCTGTCCAGCTTGCGGGGTGTCACCCATTCTCTCCCCGAACAAATCTTGGCTGAGGCCGAGGCCTTCACACCCTTATCTCTCCTCCCCTGGAACTAGATGATAAAATCCTTGAGCCAAGGCCCTCAGCCAGCTTCCAAGAGTGTGCCGTGGCCCCCAGCTCAGTAAACATCTGGTGATTGACTGCTGATGCTGGCAATGACCTTGTTCCCCTCTGGAAGGCAGGCCTTGGAATCACTGCTAAATCCAATACCTAGATGTTTACCATTCAGACGTGTCTCACCACTGAGAGGTCTCGTGCGTGGGTCTGTGGGGTGAGAGGGTACGGTTCGGTGGGATTTCAAAgtgctctcaaaaaaaaaaggagttcccgttgtggctccatgggttaagaacctgacatagggtccaggaggatgcggggttgatccctggccttgttcagtgggttcaggacctggtGTTACTgcatgctgcagcataggtcacagatgtggatctggcgttgccatggctgtggcgtcagccggcagctgcagcttggatttgacgcCCAGcctgggactccatatgccatgggtatggccctaaaaagaaaaaaaaaaaaaaaaaggaagaagaagaggcaaGGGCTCCTGAGAAAAGAAGCCATGGCAGTGGAGTGGCAAGAGAGCACTGGGAGCAGTCAGAGGTGtcaaagagggagggaaagccaAGCCTGGATTCCCCCAGAGCTAAAGCTAACTTCCCTTCCGGAGGTCCTCCAGGGAAGTACCCTCTCTTTCAAGGTCAGTTCTTGGAGCCTATGAGGCCCCTGATGGGCAGCTCCAGAATATCCCCACTGCTCTccggcctaggccggcagctacagctccacttccacccctagcctgggaacctccatatgccacaagtgcggccctggaaaagacaaaaagacacacacacacacacacacacacacacaaatgcggACCATCCCTACTGCTGCTGCCCGGTACACTTTTATGAGTTCTTTTCAAATGACCTTCCTGGGCAAGGTCAGCCCAGCCAGAGCCTCCAGATGCCCTGACTGGCGGGACAGGGGTCAGGGAGGCCCTCAGCCATCCTGTAGGAAGAGCCCAGGAGGCGGAGGATCTGGGCGGCAGCCCTGGCTCTGGCCCCCTCTTCCTTAAGGCCTTGGATGAGTCCCTCAACCTCACTGAACACCGTGATGGTCAGCAGTGAAAGGGAGCTGAGGAGTGTTTATCCTGCTTGTGCTGCCTGGGGCTCCTATGGGTACGTGAGCCCCAGCATCCTGCACGGTTCAGACTCAGCTGTGAGTACCCCTCCCCGAatgggggaggaaggcagggagcagggcaggggacCTACCAGCCAGATAGAGGGCTCAAATTCCAGGTGAATATTTATTCTTAGCCAAAgagcctccttcccctccctcggCCTGACCATCTGCTGTCTCTGTCTGCGAACTTGGCCACGTGAAGCTGACAGTGAGAAGGAGTGGCCTGTCCCAAGGGCCTCTGAACAGCTGTGCCAGCTGCAGGGATGCAGATCCAGAGGTGCCCATCATCTGGGGAGGGAACCACCTTCCCATCGCCCCTCTGCTCTTCCTCTCCTGCAGGAAAGCACgtgtctcctcctctccttcccagcACCTGGTACAGGCCTGACAGAGAGTGAACATGTAGCAGATATTTCCCAGAgcgggaattcccattgtggctcagggaaaacgaacccgactcgtatccataaggacgcgcggttcgatccctgggctctctcCGTGGGTTCAGGACCTAGTGTTATGGcaagctgtggggcaggtcacagatgtggatctggcgttgccatggctgtggtgtcagctggcagctgcagctcggatttgaccccagcctgggaactcccatatgctgaaaaaaaaaaaaaaaatttcccagagcAACGCCTGAACATAAAGCCTTGGGGACCACAGTTCCTCTTCTCTGGGGAAGGTCAGGGTCTACTCGGTTTGGCCCGGACCCTAGGCTCCTGAGCACTGACTGCCTTCCATGTATGAATCAGCCAAAGGAGGGACCCCTGGATGCCCTGACCCCCAGTTCAGAACATAAAGGGCCCTGAGCCCCAGCCCACCCTGATGCAAGGTTAGAGCCCAAAGTAAGCCTCATGCTGAGGGTTCAGCCCCACTGCAGATACAGACAGACCAAAGCTCTCCATCAGAGATGCTTTATTATCACAATCATCAGGTATAAACAAGTGGTACAAAAGGGCCAGTGGGCCCCCGTTCCTCTCCAGACAGGCTCCTGTGAATAAGCAAAAGAGCAGAGTGAGGCAGAAGAGGGGGAGCCATGGACTGAGGCTGGCTCACCCGAGCCATTAAACCACCACACACAGCCCAACTGCTCATAGCCGTTCCTCTGAGGGTCGCTGGGTCACCGCGGCTAACCAGGACACCATCGAGGTGTAAGTTCCGTGAGGGCAGAAGCACTGATGATTCTGTATGTTTCCAGgacctagcacagtgccaggcagggAGTAAGTGCTCCGCGAACAAAGTACTAGAAGATGCAAATGGACCCTCCAAGGAGCCACGACCGCTGttatttacaaagaagaaaactcagggagttcccctcatggctcagtggaaacgaatccaactaggatccatgaggatgtgggttcgaaccctggccttggtTAGTGGGTGGGGgaatctggtgtggccgtgagctgtggggtaggtcgcagacgggctcggatcccgagttgctgtggctgtggtgtaggccagcagctgtagctccgattcgacccctagcctgggaacgtccacatgctgcaggcatggtcctaaaacacaaaaacaaaaccaaaccaaagaaaaCTCAGGCGAGCAAGGTTGAGCCACTCgttcaaggtcactcagctggtAAACTGCAGAGGCAGGATCTGAACACAAGCAGTCTGGCTCCTGAGCCAGCGCTCCTCACCAATCCACTCTCTGCTTTCCATGTACTTAAGACGTAACCAGCAAACACACTCTCACATGAATGACACATAGACACAGCACACAAGGCACAACGCATCATGTTCACAGGCAACACAAACACAGGAAATGCAATGTATATGTATTGTATTTATtgcgtgcatgcgtgcacacacacgcgcgcacacacatacGCACGCACATTCGTGCACAAATGAAGGTCTGGGTCATTTTTTTGGCTGACACCCAGGACAGGGATGGACTCATGTACAGAAGGGAGATGTCTGTTGTTCCAACGGGCCAGCCCAAGTACGCCCAGCCTTCACCTCGCCGCCGCACCCCGCCCCCCTTACCCAGCCTCTAGTCCCTGGCCCTCCAGGAAGTCAAGTTCAAGGCAGGGAGTGTACTGCAGTTGACAAAGTCCCGAGGGAACCTGTTGGACATGAAGATGTTTTTCTTGGACACGACGGTGATGCCCGTGTTGTCGCAGATGATGCGGGACAAGGAGATCTTGGCCagggcctgctgctgctgcttgctGAACACGCCCTTGTTCTGCCACCAAAACCTGTATGGGAAACCCATAGCCATTGCCCCTGAGGCTACAGTCTGGGCTGGGAGGGCATCCACAGGCGTGAGCTGCTCCTGGATGCCAGAGGAGCACAGCAGACCCCAGCCCTAAAGCATGGGAGAGCACCAGGCCTCCCCGGGGGCAGCCTGGGGGTTTTCAAACACGTAAAGCCCCACTCACGGCCACCCAGGTGCCCGccccccattcccccacccctaccccagcaGCATCCAGGCACCACTAATGATAGATGGGGAGCCAGGCCCACACTCAATCGTGAGGCCTCGAGCCCTGGGCCAGGGTGACATCCCTGAGGGGCGATGGTTCCCCTTGGGggtgttttcgttttgttttgttttgttgtctttttgccatttcttgggctgctcccacggcatatagaggtt
The Phacochoerus africanus isolate WHEZ1 chromosome 14, ROS_Pafr_v1, whole genome shotgun sequence DNA segment above includes these coding regions:
- the LPO gene encoding LOW QUALITY PROTEIN: lactoperoxidase (The sequence of the model RefSeq protein was modified relative to this genomic sequence to represent the inferred CDS: inserted 1 base in 1 codon), with amino-acid sequence MPAAPRHDCAGKRTAPVALGDSRASEQILRATSHTLLLREHNRLARELKRLXPQWEGEKLYQEAAKILGAFIQIITFRDYLPIVLGDEMEKWIPPYQGYNQSVDPRISNVFTFAFRFGHLEVPATMSRLDENYQPWGPEAELPLHTLFFNTWRIVKDGGIDPLVRGLLAKKSKLMNQDKMMTGELRNKLFQPTHKIHGFDLAAINIQRGRDHGMPGYNSWRGFCDLSQPQTVEELRAVLKNEKLAKKLLDLYGTPDNIDIWIGGTAEPLVERGRVGPLLACLLGRQFQQIRDGDRFWWENPGVFTEKQRNALQKMSFSRLVCDNTHITKVPLHPFQANSYPHGFVECSAIDKLDLSPWASVED